A window of Cohnella herbarum contains these coding sequences:
- a CDS encoding helix-turn-helix domain-containing protein, with protein MVMQLPAELRPSIRVAHSYDFPKGSNETESTRYGYCYAFHLIKSGKGKIAVSDRTYPVRKGDLIYFPPSLRHSFFSDPEQPLSSYNVYCELWLPAPMDTQLHLVWEASEFNPLYLTRIQAHPAIDRLPFHFPLQHHEPMLISFEHIVNHRQRLHPLSSEIADSLLKAFLLEFIQLSQAPLLADYRIKQIIDLINQGANASRDYEKWLSISGLRKTQFHDLFKKATGLSPKAYWTRAIMKQAAAALRESNRSITELADDLGYSSVHHFTKQFTAFYGVPPSVFRYSR; from the coding sequence ATGGTCATGCAGCTTCCGGCAGAACTTCGACCTTCGATCCGGGTTGCCCATTCCTATGATTTCCCCAAAGGATCGAACGAAACAGAATCGACCAGATACGGTTATTGTTACGCCTTCCATCTCATTAAGAGCGGCAAAGGCAAGATCGCGGTATCCGACCGAACGTATCCGGTAAGAAAAGGCGACCTGATCTATTTCCCGCCTTCTCTTCGGCATTCCTTCTTCTCCGATCCGGAACAGCCGCTCTCCAGCTACAACGTATATTGCGAATTATGGCTGCCTGCCCCCATGGATACCCAACTCCATCTCGTATGGGAAGCTTCCGAATTTAATCCCTTGTATCTCACGCGAATCCAAGCACATCCGGCAATCGATCGTCTTCCTTTTCACTTCCCGCTTCAGCACCATGAACCGATGCTGATCTCGTTTGAACACATCGTCAATCATCGCCAACGACTCCATCCGCTTTCTTCCGAAATCGCGGATAGCTTGCTAAAAGCATTCTTATTGGAATTCATTCAACTCTCGCAAGCTCCGTTACTTGCCGATTATCGGATCAAACAAATCATCGATCTCATTAACCAAGGGGCTAACGCGAGCAGGGATTACGAGAAGTGGCTCTCGATAAGCGGACTCAGAAAAACGCAATTCCATGATTTATTCAAAAAAGCGACGGGGCTATCTCCCAAAGCCTACTGGACGAGGGCGATCATGAAACAAGCCGCTGCGGCCCTTAGAGAAAGCAACCGTTCTATCACGGAACTGGCTGACGACTTGGGATATTCATCCGTTCATCACTTCACGAAACAATTCACGGCATTCTACGGAGTGCCTCCTTCCGTATTCCGATATTCTCGCTAG
- a CDS encoding hemoblobin-interacting domain-containing protein yields the protein MRKIHQKATAIFLAMLMVLGGMTGLLTPGGSKAYATGLQTISDANITNVVTSADHKTVTLTTNMFMTPRSDVSVTDTVYVKRTEPGAFVSLTADSAANTVTVTPTSPDGDDQTVFVLTFDVPLIGLVNQIQIQGQNFDAHDNMQYVGNATTGPLDLKAPAYVGSTSRNGEWVELYFDENLVYNTDEDIETFLRSKMSISTDGTTFEVIPEHMYLSFRDNWIYLEGRYNMKVILGENTRIKIASGTFMDSMGNLNDEMNLDVTPPVIQSAVLSDADKKVTITFNESIFENTDWIDGDLQDYIYLKKNGTRTDWVVGDGNGDGINDDSDTVSIVDGKLVVTFAQALVGRNNQIVIDGYVLKDFDGNIATNETISPTIEVGAVTDITPPKLLNYYFSSDKTNLTFVFDEDVLSNTADFNSRIDKGGSTWSWGNGIAVEFLANTIILHFNEPATGYQYYISIYSNSIKDKAGNVLNDGIYTNWMYPNTPLVLNYGRISQNGRLLNLDFNLDLADNTIVDGISHLKEMIKVSTDQGVNFEPLAVEDVVTIRGNRLLVLFHNAKKSGTLQVIVEADAVRYSHLINGLRNSEIKTVIVDNTPLLKGYFFSNSASEFEFEDDASWRSKVRDVIVYVYEGDDEVERKLTSSEYTLTAGKLTINKGVFQKGFDYRVYIDADGYSRNEIRGEAFNSSELFYMTAPVISKQSGIVAKVNLLRDNDIDVDNGSTQTVVFELFNGTTPVSIVASELDVYTGTYTAQFNVIDAATNDKYSVKAFVLNKFSNDYTNVGLKMTTEVTQTEYDLMLNEQIHNNQ from the coding sequence ATGCGAAAAATTCACCAAAAAGCAACAGCAATCTTCTTGGCCATGTTAATGGTACTGGGAGGAATGACGGGTCTATTAACGCCGGGAGGAAGCAAGGCGTATGCGACGGGGTTACAAACGATCAGTGATGCAAATATCACTAACGTTGTCACAAGCGCTGATCATAAAACGGTTACATTGACTACGAATATGTTTATGACTCCTAGATCAGATGTGTCTGTTACGGATACTGTATATGTGAAAAGAACCGAGCCAGGTGCATTTGTCAGCTTGACTGCCGATTCGGCTGCGAATACAGTGACTGTTACGCCGACATCTCCCGATGGAGACGATCAAACCGTGTTCGTCCTTACTTTTGATGTTCCTTTAATAGGATTGGTTAATCAGATTCAAATTCAAGGTCAAAATTTTGATGCCCACGATAATATGCAGTATGTCGGCAATGCGACAACAGGACCATTGGATCTTAAGGCTCCTGCGTATGTAGGGTCAACCTCCAGGAATGGTGAATGGGTGGAATTGTATTTTGATGAAAATCTGGTTTATAACACGGATGAGGATATAGAGACCTTTTTACGTAGCAAAATGAGTATTTCGACGGACGGAACGACTTTTGAGGTAATTCCAGAACATATGTATTTGAGCTTCCGAGATAATTGGATATATCTAGAAGGTAGATATAATATGAAAGTCATTTTAGGTGAGAATACGCGTATTAAAATCGCAAGCGGAACCTTCATGGATAGTATGGGTAATCTCAATGATGAGATGAATCTAGATGTAACGCCTCCAGTTATTCAAAGCGCAGTACTTAGCGATGCGGACAAAAAGGTGACGATTACGTTTAACGAGAGTATATTCGAGAATACGGATTGGATTGATGGCGACTTACAAGACTACATTTATTTAAAGAAAAATGGGACGCGGACAGACTGGGTCGTAGGCGATGGCAATGGCGATGGCATCAATGATGATAGCGATACTGTCTCCATTGTTGACGGGAAGCTTGTCGTAACATTCGCGCAAGCCCTCGTTGGTAGGAACAATCAAATTGTTATTGATGGCTATGTGCTGAAGGACTTTGACGGTAACATTGCTACAAATGAAACGATATCTCCTACGATTGAAGTAGGAGCAGTAACAGACATTACACCACCTAAATTGTTAAATTACTATTTTTCGAGTGACAAAACGAATTTAACGTTTGTGTTCGATGAGGATGTGTTGAGTAATACAGCGGACTTTAATTCGAGAATAGATAAAGGTGGTTCTACATGGAGTTGGGGAAACGGCATCGCAGTGGAATTCTTGGCAAATACGATAATTTTACACTTTAATGAACCAGCGACCGGATATCAGTATTATATCTCAATTTATTCCAATTCAATAAAAGATAAGGCTGGAAACGTCTTGAATGACGGCATTTACACAAACTGGATGTATCCGAATACGCCATTAGTCCTTAATTATGGAAGAATTTCTCAAAATGGTCGGTTGTTGAACTTAGACTTTAACCTTGATCTAGCTGACAATACGATAGTTGACGGGATATCGCATTTAAAAGAAATGATTAAAGTTTCAACGGATCAAGGTGTAAACTTTGAGCCATTAGCCGTAGAAGATGTTGTGACCATCAGAGGTAACCGGCTACTCGTTTTATTCCACAATGCAAAGAAGAGCGGAACCCTTCAAGTTATAGTTGAAGCAGATGCAGTAAGATATTCACATCTCATTAATGGTTTACGGAATTCAGAAATTAAAACAGTGATTGTTGACAACACTCCGCTCCTTAAAGGTTATTTCTTCAGTAATTCTGCAAGTGAATTTGAATTCGAGGACGATGCGTCTTGGAGAAGTAAAGTAAGAGATGTGATTGTATATGTATATGAAGGTGATGACGAAGTTGAAAGGAAATTGACCAGTTCGGAATACACTCTGACCGCAGGTAAGCTTACGATTAACAAGGGTGTATTTCAAAAAGGCTTCGATTATAGAGTTTATATCGATGCTGACGGTTATAGCAGGAATGAGATTAGAGGCGAAGCATTTAATTCTTCTGAACTCTTTTACATGACTGCACCGGTAATCAGCAAGCAAAGCGGAATTGTGGCTAAAGTCAATCTCCTTCGAGATAATGATATTGATGTTGACAATGGCTCGACACAAACGGTCGTTTTCGAGTTATTTAATGGAACGACACCTGTAAGCATTGTAGCTTCCGAGTTAGACGTGTATACAGGTACTTATACCGCGCAATTTAACGTTATAGACGCTGCTACGAATGATAAATATTCGGTTAAAGCGTTTGTATTAAATAAATTCAGCAACGATTACACTAATGTTGGTTTGAAAATGACAACGGAAGTGACGCAAACGGAATACGATTTGATGTTGAACGAACAGATACATAATAACCAATAA
- a CDS encoding methylated-DNA--[protein]-cysteine S-methyltransferase, producing MTTHKVYRQTVIGFQQPWTIIATERGISQLLYPPPISSQAGMDQDFTQMTEDRGLFDEFGIVELLEKYFAGTPVSFDKVPLDAGGTSFQQQVWMALNRIPYGETWTYKQFANAIDKPSAIRAVSTAIGRNPLPIVLPCHRVVGSNGTLTGFRGGLQMKRDILVLEGVTHMEAVGHERFRF from the coding sequence ATGACAACCCATAAAGTGTATCGTCAAACGGTTATCGGCTTTCAGCAACCTTGGACGATTATCGCCACCGAACGCGGAATTAGCCAATTGTTATATCCGCCTCCGATTTCCTCCCAAGCGGGGATGGATCAAGATTTCACGCAAATGACCGAGGATCGCGGCTTATTCGATGAATTCGGAATCGTGGAGCTATTGGAGAAGTATTTTGCCGGAACGCCGGTCAGTTTCGATAAGGTTCCTCTGGATGCAGGGGGCACTTCGTTCCAACAGCAAGTTTGGATGGCGCTAAACCGAATTCCTTATGGAGAGACATGGACTTATAAGCAATTCGCGAACGCGATCGATAAACCGTCGGCGATACGGGCGGTAAGCACGGCGATAGGGCGCAATCCTCTGCCGATCGTGTTGCCTTGTCATCGGGTCGTCGGTTCTAACGGGACGTTAACGGGGTTCAGGGGTGGACTTCAAATGAAGCGAGATATCCTTGTCTTGGAAGGCGTAACCCATATGGAGGCAGTGGGGCATGAACGCTTCCGTTTTTGA
- a CDS encoding response regulator encodes MKVVMIDDEKAMHLIMKRMIAKVGNVEIVGSFTETATAFSYIANHEVDLVFVDINMPRENGLEFAQRLRESGKQTKLVFLTSHKEYALNAFDVYAFDYIVKPVEQDRISKTIQRALADLRSERLMQAKREPASNKAAFNCLGGIDIQNSQGERVKWKSSKSAELFGYLLIHKGRFVSRIRIIEDMFGGMPQKNAESYLNTSVYQLRKALDTVGLKEYLHSDNNHYALSLNDVRVDLLSFEEGCRQMTEVDETHIEQALELEQLYTGNLFGDRAFDWAWNEVERLLLLYTSYTHRLCVSLLKRNESSTAIRLLMKLIARNELDEHSVMLLMKALALQNNKEALTRQYLQYVDILHKEIGTKPSPEAAALYERLLLELDS; translated from the coding sequence ATGAAGGTCGTCATGATCGATGATGAGAAGGCGATGCATTTAATCATGAAACGGATGATTGCTAAAGTTGGGAATGTCGAGATTGTGGGGAGTTTTACGGAGACGGCAACGGCATTTTCTTATATCGCGAACCATGAGGTGGACCTCGTATTCGTAGACATTAATATGCCAAGGGAGAACGGCTTGGAGTTTGCCCAGCGATTACGGGAAAGCGGCAAACAAACGAAGCTTGTTTTCTTAACGTCCCACAAAGAATACGCGCTAAATGCCTTCGATGTTTATGCATTCGACTACATCGTGAAACCTGTTGAACAGGATAGGATTAGCAAAACGATTCAACGAGCACTTGCGGATTTACGCTCGGAACGATTAATGCAAGCGAAGCGGGAGCCAGCCTCCAATAAAGCTGCGTTCAACTGCTTAGGCGGAATCGATATTCAGAACTCGCAAGGCGAGAGGGTCAAGTGGAAATCAAGTAAAAGCGCGGAATTGTTCGGTTATTTACTCATTCACAAAGGTAGATTCGTATCTAGAATTCGTATCATTGAAGATATGTTTGGCGGCATGCCGCAGAAAAATGCCGAAAGCTATTTGAACACGTCGGTCTATCAGTTGCGCAAGGCTTTGGATACGGTTGGACTGAAGGAGTATTTGCATTCCGACAACAACCATTATGCACTAAGTCTTAACGATGTGCGCGTTGATCTCTTGAGCTTTGAAGAGGGCTGTAGACAGATGACCGAAGTGGATGAGACCCATATCGAACAGGCGTTAGAGCTTGAACAGCTGTATACGGGGAATTTGTTTGGAGATCGTGCCTTTGATTGGGCGTGGAACGAGGTTGAACGGCTATTGCTGCTGTATACTTCTTATACCCATCGATTATGCGTCAGTTTGTTGAAAAGAAACGAGTCGAGTACGGCCATCCGGTTATTGATGAAGCTCATTGCGCGCAACGAACTGGATGAACATTCCGTGATGCTGCTTATGAAGGCGTTGGCGTTGCAAAACAACAAGGAAGCTTTAACAAGGCAATATTTGCAATATGTCGACATTTTACATAAAGAAATCGGAACAAAACCTTCTCCTGAAGCTGCGGCTTTATACGAAAGATTGCTGTTGGAGTTGGATTCATAG
- a CDS encoding GNAT family N-acetyltransferase, with protein sequence MTTETIVMQGARAKLVRMEEEHAEPLLRAAKDTPIWAGDMKEISTLEDAVKYIGKAKKDEEEGTCIPFVVWDLDQDLIVGSTRFFDISVPHRGLEIGSTWLNPSVWRTRINTECKYLLLRDAFEHRDMVRVQLKADLRNTRSQTAIERIGAVKEGVLRNHRILHDGYIRDTVMYSITNQEWPAVKANLESFLLE encoded by the coding sequence ATGACTACGGAAACAATCGTGATGCAAGGGGCTCGGGCCAAGTTAGTTCGGATGGAAGAAGAGCATGCCGAGCCGTTGCTTAGGGCAGCGAAGGACACGCCGATCTGGGCCGGGGATATGAAAGAGATCTCTACGTTGGAAGACGCAGTAAAGTACATCGGAAAAGCCAAGAAAGATGAGGAGGAAGGGACCTGCATTCCATTCGTCGTCTGGGATTTGGATCAAGACCTCATCGTAGGAAGTACGCGCTTTTTCGATATTTCGGTTCCTCATCGGGGGCTGGAGATCGGTTCTACGTGGTTGAATCCGAGCGTATGGCGAACGAGGATAAATACCGAATGCAAGTACTTACTGCTGAGAGACGCGTTCGAGCATCGGGATATGGTCAGGGTGCAGCTCAAAGCCGATCTTCGCAATACCCGCTCGCAGACGGCGATCGAGCGAATCGGCGCAGTCAAAGAAGGGGTGCTTCGCAACCACCGCATCCTTCACGACGGTTACATTCGGGATACCGTCATGTACAGTATAACGAACCAGGAATGGCCGGCGGTCAAAGCCAATTTGGAGTCGTTTCTTCTAGAGTAG
- a CDS encoding sensor histidine kinase, whose translation MLGIFHFDMLRLAPLALRKVFESMQDAVIVFDLDHNLTSFNHSAHRVIEDLHKNKVGQPSVEVFSQYPVLLATILQPPSSISKIQLSGRADDPFYNVHLSLIRDKKEMPVGKMLILSDVTEMVRVEDRLLDNARQLSELNTFKDKMFNVVAHDIRDPLAVLVNLMELMEDEMEACGESHDEIVHEMGQQIQNTFTLVESLLDWFRTQRGGMVFSPVERDLAQTVQTNVRLLRVRSEGKQIRLISEIPKDTFVYADKEMLDLIIRNLLSNAIKFTNSGGVIRLKADRRDDKMIVSVSDTGEGISSDQADSLLQEAYPVSSTGTAGERGVGLGLTLCREFVRLNGGEIWFDSMPAQGSTFYFSIPLPLEVPSISFGSMKGAV comes from the coding sequence ATGTTAGGTATTTTTCATTTCGATATGCTGAGATTAGCCCCGTTAGCTCTGCGAAAAGTATTCGAATCGATGCAGGATGCGGTTATCGTGTTCGATCTGGATCACAATTTAACCAGTTTTAACCACTCGGCGCATCGAGTGATTGAAGATTTGCATAAAAATAAGGTGGGGCAACCCTCCGTTGAAGTATTTTCCCAATACCCCGTACTGCTTGCAACCATTCTGCAACCACCTTCCTCCATTAGTAAAATCCAACTTTCAGGTCGAGCCGACGATCCGTTTTATAATGTCCATCTGTCGCTTATTCGTGACAAGAAAGAAATGCCCGTTGGCAAAATGCTGATCTTAAGCGATGTAACGGAAATGGTGCGGGTTGAGGATAGACTGCTCGATAATGCAAGACAGCTAAGCGAGCTCAATACGTTCAAAGATAAGATGTTTAACGTCGTTGCTCACGATATTCGCGATCCTCTTGCGGTACTCGTCAATCTCATGGAGCTGATGGAGGACGAGATGGAGGCTTGCGGCGAGAGCCATGACGAAATCGTACACGAAATGGGACAGCAAATTCAGAATACTTTTACGCTGGTAGAAAGCTTGCTGGATTGGTTTCGAACCCAAAGGGGCGGCATGGTTTTTAGTCCGGTCGAAAGGGATTTGGCACAGACGGTTCAGACCAATGTTCGTTTACTTCGCGTTCGCAGCGAGGGGAAGCAGATTCGATTGATATCCGAAATCCCGAAGGATACGTTTGTGTATGCCGACAAAGAAATGCTCGATCTCATTATCCGCAACTTGCTGTCCAATGCTATTAAATTTACAAACTCCGGAGGCGTCATCCGATTAAAGGCAGATCGTCGAGACGATAAAATGATTGTATCCGTGAGCGATACGGGAGAAGGAATATCTTCGGATCAAGCCGATTCGTTGCTGCAGGAAGCTTATCCGGTCTCTTCGACCGGAACAGCCGGAGAGCGCGGCGTCGGGCTGGGACTTACCTTATGCAGAGAGTTTGTCCGCTTAAACGGGGGAGAAATATGGTTTGACAGTATGCCCGCGCAAGGCAGTACCTTTTATTTCTCTATCCCCCTTCCTCTCGAAGTCCCATCGATAAGTTTCGGCAGCATGAAAGGGGCAGTGTGA
- a CDS encoding phytanoyl-CoA dioxygenase family protein — MTIQSHSGSLTKDQVEFYNEEGYLVLPKLLTHDELAPAREAMNHKVNEIADELFAAGLITDKLEHRPFKYRLAELFQDLTAEDFLKHGRSWRDRIPGYFHLMSSPKILDAVESLIGGELFSNPVYNVRPKIPKVAAGAVPWHQDKSYWPDANSNPVITVWIPLVDANEINGCLHIKPKTHRKRLLEWHSEQLTGTGYTALREDQLGKTKTVVLPVPEGSAILFNDRALHMSTPNLSDEVRWSVDLRYQPTDQDPMPNHGAGFLARSYKYPEKVATLEDWLAERPERA; from the coding sequence TTGACGATTCAATCGCATTCCGGAAGTTTGACTAAAGATCAAGTCGAGTTTTATAACGAAGAGGGATATCTTGTTTTGCCTAAACTGCTAACCCATGATGAACTTGCGCCGGCGAGAGAAGCGATGAACCATAAAGTAAACGAGATCGCGGATGAACTGTTTGCCGCGGGATTAATAACGGACAAGCTCGAACATCGACCGTTCAAATATCGTTTGGCGGAATTGTTCCAAGATTTAACCGCCGAAGACTTCCTGAAACACGGAAGGAGTTGGAGGGACCGCATACCGGGGTATTTCCATTTAATGAGCTCGCCCAAAATTTTGGATGCCGTCGAATCGTTGATCGGGGGAGAGTTATTTTCGAATCCGGTATATAATGTTAGGCCTAAGATTCCGAAGGTTGCCGCCGGAGCGGTGCCTTGGCACCAGGACAAATCGTATTGGCCCGACGCGAATTCGAATCCCGTCATAACGGTGTGGATTCCTTTAGTCGATGCGAACGAGATCAACGGCTGCCTGCATATTAAACCGAAAACCCATCGCAAGCGTCTGTTGGAATGGCATTCGGAGCAATTAACGGGAACGGGGTATACGGCTCTGCGCGAAGACCAATTGGGCAAAACGAAAACGGTCGTGTTACCGGTTCCGGAAGGAAGCGCCATCCTCTTTAACGATCGCGCGTTGCACATGTCTACTCCGAATCTATCGGACGAAGTTCGTTGGAGCGTGGATTTGCGCTATCAGCCGACCGATCAGGACCCGATGCCGAATCACGGGGCCGGTTTCTTAGCGAGAAGTTATAAGTATCCCGAGAAGGTGGCCACTCTCGAGGACTGGTTAGCCGAACGGCCTGAGCGCGCCTAA
- a CDS encoding bifunctional transcriptional activator/DNA repair enzyme AdaA produces the protein MDQQLFERVYEGVVNRETTYEGIYYTAVKTTKIVCRPTCRARTPHATNVTFYPSLEEALHAGFRPCKRCKPEENGALRPDAALAAQVDAIIEEQYATKLTLAMLAASVAISPYHLQRIYKEVTGYSPAEKTERVRLAHAQRRLAETNDGIADIGATVGYGSPSYFTSWFYRRTGISPTEYRNGHRGGN, from the coding sequence TTGGATCAACAGTTGTTCGAACGAGTATACGAAGGCGTCGTTAACCGAGAAACGACATACGAAGGCATCTATTACACGGCGGTCAAGACCACGAAAATCGTATGTCGGCCGACTTGTCGCGCAAGGACGCCCCATGCGACGAATGTGACATTTTACCCCTCGCTTGAAGAAGCGCTTCATGCGGGATTTCGCCCATGCAAACGTTGTAAACCCGAAGAGAACGGAGCGCTTCGGCCGGATGCGGCTTTGGCTGCGCAGGTGGATGCGATTATCGAGGAGCAATACGCGACTAAACTGACTTTGGCCATGTTGGCGGCTTCGGTGGCGATAAGCCCTTATCACCTGCAGCGGATATACAAAGAAGTGACGGGGTATTCGCCCGCGGAGAAAACCGAGCGCGTTCGATTAGCCCATGCGCAGAGACGACTTGCAGAAACAAATGACGGCATCGCGGATATAGGAGCGACTGTCGGATATGGCAGCCCATCCTATTTCACTTCTTGGTTTTACCGGAGAACGGGTATCTCTCCCACGGAGTATAGGAATGGTCATAGAGGAGGAAATTAA